GTACATAATTAATTAAGGTGTTTGGGTGACCTGAGGCTTTAAACTTTTTCCTTTAGAAGACTTTTCTATACTATGCATCGGACGCTCCTCTTAGCCAAAATTCACAGTTGCACCCTCACTGCTGCCAATCTCAATTATGTGGGTAGCATCAGTATTGATGAGGTTTTATTAAATGCAGCAGGGATTTTACCCTATGAGCAAGTGCAAGTCGTCAATGTGGCTAATGGCGAACGACTCATCACCTATGCAATCCCAGCCCCAGCTAACTCTGGAGCGGTTGAACTTAATGGTGCCGCTGCTCGTCTCGGTATGAAAGGCGATCGCGTCATTATTATGACTTACGCACAGTTTGATGCGACAGAAGTCGAAACTCACTGTCCTACGGTTGTTTTAGTAGATGAGCGCAATCGACTAGCAGAAGTGCTCCGATACAATCACATGCTACCAAGGTCTGGTTTGATTGAAGATGTCAGAGTCTAATTCACCCGCTCAAAACCCACAGTCTGCTCATGAGATTGGTCTCCAGACCACAGGTACTGGTTCCGACCAATTCTTGGTGCAATTTTGGGGTGTCCG
This region of Trichocoleus desertorum NBK24 genomic DNA includes:
- the panD gene encoding aspartate 1-decarboxylase, translated to MHRTLLLAKIHSCTLTAANLNYVGSISIDEVLLNAAGILPYEQVQVVNVANGERLITYAIPAPANSGAVELNGAAARLGMKGDRVIIMTYAQFDATEVETHCPTVVLVDERNRLAEVLRYNHMLPRSGLIEDVRV